The genome window GTCCCAGGAAGTGGAGTATGAGATCTTAAGATAAATATCAGTTGGTTACAAGAAAATTTTAGCCTATAATGACCACTTATGATTCAATGTAAAAAGGCACAAACAACTGTATGAAGAATCAGCTTATGAAAATGAGTGAGAACTTATTTACTTTCACAGGATCTTTTACGGAGCCCTTCCCTCTGATGAAAACACGGCAACCTGTAGTAGCTTCAACTCTCTTTAGCGAGTGTCCCCTTGGCCCAAGCAGACGGCCAATGAAGTTAAACTGCATATATCTCAGGTATAATtaataaataaaaaatataaattgATAGTAGTAACCAACTAATCATCACTTCGTGAGAAGCAGGAAAGAACGAACATACATTGGGGTAAGCATCTGTTGGAACTTCCAATCGCACAATCTTCTTGACAATGTAGGAGGAATGGTTCTGTACAGCACCTTGCCAGCCCATGGCTCCCCTAGGTAAACCATTTCTCTGGAAAGCCATAGTATAAAAATAGAATTGTAAGTTAAGCTTGCTTCATTGAAGATAAAATTGATAAACAGTGAAGCAATTAATCAGTATGcgagcaaaaaaaaaaaactgcAAAACAAAGAGTAGTTGAAAGTACTATTGTCTTCTCAATATGAAAATAAGTGATTTAAAAGTATCCTGCATATTTCCATCTTTTTTGGTACAACTGATGCCTTCGAATGAAGAAAAAAAAAGTACTATTTTATAAGCATTCAACATACAAAATTAGCTTTTAATATACTCTTCCATGAAGCTTCAGAGGAGAACAATCATTCAACATGAAACCAGATTGACTTTTCAAGAACTGTAAGATTTAGGCTTCAGAATGGAAAAGAAAAGAGCAAAGATTGGATCCTTTGGCGTGAGGCTAGTTTCACAACTACTCTtatgagccaagtgcaaaatattTTTCAGAAACTAGGTAAATAACATAGCAGGTGGTGTTAAGATCTATTGGATACAGAGAAGATCTTGTAGGTTGTAACTTGTAACAATCAAAGGGAAGAAAACTTGCTTGATCCATCTTCACAATGTCTACTAAAATGAATCCAATGCATTGAGCAAAACAAATGAACCTATTTGTTCAATTCAAAACTTAAACATATGGAATGAAATACTAATTATGTGATATACTTGGAGCGTTCCAATCAACTCAAGCTTTCTTTTAAGATTTCACTATAAAGGGTCAGTCAAACTTTAAGCTTAGAATATTTGATGTAGTTTTCTAATAGGCAAGGGTCGACCTCTCTATTAATGTATGTACTCCAGCTCAGTATATAATTTCTGATCATTTTGggtctcatgcatgcattttttaGCATGCTATAAAGGTAGCTTGTTTATCCCATTGACACATCTTGACATCCACAAACCACCCATGAACAGCTATATTATCCAAAGAGTGGTTTGACAAACACGTTAAAGACAAGATCATATGAGTATTTAGTATATCCTACTAAAGGTACAACAAAGTCGGCTTTGCCGTTATTGAAAAAAAAATAACAACAAAATGTGAAAACTATATTTGCGTTTCTACTTCAATATCAGGCAACCTACACATTGTGTAACATCAATTTTCCATAATGAATTCTGTAGCGCACAGTTCGGAGGTATCAAGTAAATGAATGAACTGAAATGGCAAAACAATTTTAGTAGCTAGTACAGATACCTCAGGATGCATCTCATTCCAAGGACCAAAACTGTTTCCACAGAAATTAGGCACCCGGGGCAATGGATGCATATGGTTTGGACTTGCAATTGGTGGCGACCTCTCATTTCCTCTGAGTCCAAAGTTAGAAAGCAGGTTTGATATTCTCCGTATCTCTGCACACATTATTGTTTGCAATCAGCATAACATTGTCATAAGACTAAATACCTATTATTGATAAATCTCTAGCATTTTTAGCACCAGACCAATCATATTTTGTACCAAGATACCGTGGGACCTCTCCGTACAGGTGGTCCCACGTTAAAACAATGTGCCATGTATGAACAAAGTGAATTAAAAGGTTACTCTTTCACCAATCACCATAGACAGAGCCCGTACATGAACAGAGCATATGAACTACAGAATCTGAGCAAGATTGCTATAAATAAAGCTAAAAATTATCTCACCTTGATTCAACAGCATGCCGCAGATTGGGAGCACCTGCACGAAGGGCCCGAGCTTCTGTTGCTCCTGCAACAAGTCATCCAGATACTGACTGCGCCGCCGCAATCCAATCGAATCAACACAGAAAAAAAAAAGACACGATTAAAACCACGATACAAGAAGTCAAGAACAACAAGAACAGGGGAACAGGTTACAGCAAAAAAAAAACCAGTATATTTCAAGGATCCAAACGGAGTGCCCGTCTTACATGGCAATGTCGGGTGATGCAGGGGGCCTCACAATCGGCATCGGGGACATCGCCCTAGCCGGAGAGAAGCATTTGTCCGTGGCCATCAGCGCCTGCATGGCGGCGGGTTGGACTGGGGTTGGATTAAGCTGCTACCAATGAAGAGAGGCGACGGCAGCGGACGAAGGAAGATGTGATTGCGTTTTCCTTAGATTTTTGTCGTGTTTTATCTTCTTTTCTGCTGTGCGGTAAAATCAGGGGAGGAGGATTCCAGCAATCGCGCATACGAGATGTCAAAATCGGGCGCTTCCTCCGGGTGTTTCTTCCGCTGGCTGCCCTCCTTTTTACCTTCTTCGTAGGGTTTATAGGGGCGATAAGGTGGAGTAGGTTTTTGGCAGCCGTCGCCGGTTGGTGGAACCTTTTTTTCTTCTACGTTCCCCGGTTTGGCGCATGGGGTTTTAGGGAAAAAATTTGTTATTTTACAGCTCTCGCTTTTGGCTATATGTTAGAATTTGTATCTATCATTTATAGATCTGATGGCAAATTAAAATTACAAATGGCTCGATTTTAGGGATGTATTGAGATTTGACACATGTCCGTATGTACTTATAGGATATGTAAATTGAATCGTATATAAAGTACATAAATTGATAAATTGGATCGACTCTTtatctctatctctactactTTAAAAGCATGTTTGGTAGGGCCTTAATTAAAAAAAATTCAGCTTTAGTTTTCCAGCTTCACTATAAAATAACTCCAATAAATTGTTGTTGTGGGTTCGATGAGTGTTTGACTTGTACATGGACTTCAACTTCAGCAATACAATTGATTTATGTGAGTTTCTCTGAGTTTTCTTGATTACACTTGATGATTAGTTGTTGTCATAAGAGAACATAAACGATATGTTGTATAACCAATGATATGATGGGTAATTTTCGTACAAATTCATGATAAGGTATGAAAACAATGTTTTTAAAGCACTCTTTGAGGAGCTTCATGAATTTTATGAAGTTGATCTCTAGTTTCATTTTTTCAAAGCTATAACTCCTGAAGCTATACCTACTTGGATGGAATAAGAGGAGCTAAAATGAACCCTAAAAACTTGAATTGAAGCCCTCTCAAACAGACCATAAAACACCAGTTTTGTGTGTCACATATGAAGTGTGTAAGTCTGTTTCTCTCCTCTGCTTACCCCCTAACAATGGGCTCAATAAGTTATTACACCACAGATGGACCATGAGATATCAGCCAAACTCAACACGACAGCAAACCACATGCAGCACCACCTCGCTAGTTGAATGAGGACGAGCGACTAAACGAGTTATAAAAAAAAGGAGCCGAGCTTCTTTTAAACTCGTACTTTTCTCAACATTTCGACTAAGATAAAATGTAATATTTATTCTTATTAGTTTAATATCTATTTTGTGGATCATATGTTCACTTCAAAATTAATTTGATTTTTTATGGTCATCAATTGTATGTCGTCGCAGCGCACGTTTATTATACTAGTTCCACTATATAATCCAtcattttaaactttgcaaaaCCCACCTAACCAATCATTCCTACACCCATAACCTCCACTAAATTCACCAAACAAATTGCACCTAGACTTAACACACTATCAAAATCAATGGTTCAGATCACTAGAGAACCCTTCTCCCTTACTCAAATTCAATAAGACAATATTATTTTGGATCATTTCTCATCCATCCATCCCATGGCCCTGCCACCCCAACCTTGCCCTACCCCTCCCCTGAGTCCCGTCGCCCCCTTCCCCTTTCTCACATCGTAGCCGACATCGTCAACTCCTCCCCTCGCGTCGCCGCCACTGTTGATCTATCCCCGGGATCGTAGCGTTAGCACGAGCTATGTGATAATCCTTTCTAAATTTATAGGAATATTCCATCAATTTAAACTTTGCAAAATTCACCCAACCAAATCACCCCCACACCCATAACTTCCACTAAATACACCAAACAAATTGTACCAAGACTTCACACACCATCAAAACCAACGGTTCAGATTGCTGGATAACTCTCTTTCCTTTACTCACTCAAATTCAAGggacaatattatttggatcattccTCATTCCTCCTTCTCCTCTCTCCCCCGCCACCCTAGTCTCCCCATCCCCCAAAAGCCCTCTCCTCCTCATTCTCGTCACCACCTCCGCCGTCAACCCCTACCTAGGATCGTGGCGTTAGCACGAGTTATATGCTATAGTTCTTTTAAATTTATAGGAATAGAGATTCTAATAAACAAATATCATCTAACATACTTTAATTTATTTTTAATTATAGTTATTTTTATTGTAGATTTTTCGTTAGTCCAATATAGAAAGCGACGACGGCTCTACAGAATGCATGTATAAAGATAGAAAGaccgatttttttaaaaaataactcTTTAAACTATGATTTAAAGAATAAGATTTAGAAAGACTCTTGAAGATAGTAGTAATAACATCTAATTAAGTCAATCTCGAATATGTTTTCATCCCAACATATTTATACCATGAAAGTATTGTTATCACAAAATACACCTTTTCATTTG of Zea mays cultivar B73 chromosome 8, Zm-B73-REFERENCE-NAM-5.0, whole genome shotgun sequence contains these proteins:
- the LOC100282401 gene encoding protein held out wings, whose protein sequence is MQALMATDKCFSPARAMSPMPIVRPPASPDIAIQYLDDLLQEQQKLGPFVQVLPICGMLLNQEIRRISNLLSNFGLRGNERSPPIASPNHMHPLPRVPNFCGNSFGPWNEMHPERNGLPRGAMGWQGAVQNHSSYIVKKIVRLEVPTDAYPNFNFIGRLLGPRGHSLKRVEATTGCRVFIRGKGSVKDPVKEEQLKGRPGYEHLGDPTHILIEAELPADVIDARLAQAQEILEELLKPVDESQDNVKRQQLRELAMLNSVYREDSPHQNGSASPFSNGGTKQ